Part of the Pyrobaculum calidifontis JCM 11548 genome, TACTAGAGCCGCAGTACAAGGAGAGGGGCGGCCTCTCCTACACCACGAAGTTCGAAGAGGCTGTGGCCCTGGTCAAGTTCTTCCCCGGGATGTACCCCAAGATGTTGGAGGCCCTCCTCGACTTGGGGATAAAGGGGGTGGTTATCGAGGGGACGGGGTTTGGCCACGTGGGGGAGTACCTACTCCCCGCGGTGAAGAAGCTGACAGACGCGGGGGTGGTGGTGGCCATGGCCAGTCAGACCTTGTACGGCAGAGTAAACCTCTACGTCTACCGCAGGGGGAGAGAGCTGTTGGCCGCTGGGGTGGTGCCAGTGGAGGACATGTTGCCTGAGGTGGCCTACGCCAAGCTCTCCTGGGCCCTCGCCAACTTCAAGCGCGAGGAGGTGCCGCAGGTGCTTAAGACCCCCGTGGCGTTTGAGATAAACCCGCGGTCAGACCCCCTGGCCTTTGGGGCGCCATGAGCCTCCTCTCGGTCGTAGACACGCTCTGCAATACGCCGAGGGTTGGGTGGCTCCAGAGGGGCGTCTCTAACGCAGAGACGGTGTGCGCCCACTCTCTGTTGGCCACGTTGCTGGCGGCGGAGGTGGCGGCTAGGCTGAGGGCAGAGGGCGTAGACATCGACGTGGAGAAGGTGATCGCCGCCGCGGCGGTCCACGACCTGGCTGAGGCGTACCTCGGCCACCCGTCGCGGGAGGTGAGGAACCGACTGCGCTGGGAGGAGGTAGAGGAGGAGGTGTTCAAACGCGAGTTCCCCCACCTCCTGGAGCTATTCCGCTGGTACCGCTACGAGGAGAACCTAGTGGGGCGGGTCGTGGCCTTCGCAGACAAGCTCGCCACGTTGATCCGGGCCTGCCGCTACCGACAGATGGGCTATGACACAGACGACCTAGTGAAGTCTTTGTACAAGAGATTGCAAGAATACGACGACTTGGCCCACCTCCTGGACGTATACGTCTCTGCCTACTGTGGAGGAGTGCCGGCTTGACCCTCGTCGAGGTATTCCACTTGCACTGTGTCGGGCCTGTACGGCGAAATGAAGGACTTCCCCTGGGGGTCCTCCACAACCAGGGTAAAGCCCCCATTCTCGATCTTTTCGTATACCCTCTGTATGAAGGCGTCGACGACGTCGGCCTTCTCGGGCTCCAGCACCTTGAGCCTCTCCGCGTAGTCCACCACCTTGTAGAGGAAGCCCTCCACTGTGGTGATCATGGCCTCCCCCTGCGTCCCTGGCTCAAGCTCGAAGCCCAGGTCGGGGGAGTAGATGCGCCCCGTGCGGCTCCTAATGAGCAACGACTTAGCCACGTCGAGGCCGTCTCTCGCGGTGAAGGTGACCCGCGTGGGGCGCCCCGCGTCTGCGTAGACTATGTCGAAGTACCGGTAGCCGCACGCCGTGCACACCCCGCTTTGTATGAGTACATTGCCAAAGAATGGGACGTCGTAGAGGAACTCCACGTATCTAAATGCCTTGGCTCCACATACGGGGCACCTCGTTTCAGTCTCGTAGATCACGGCCCCGGGAGGGGGGATATTTAAAAACGTGTAAATGCGCCCTCGCCATGCAGAAGTTCGACCTCGCAGTGGGCCTCTCCGCGGTGGTCCTCGTGGCCCTGGTGCTGGGGGGCCTGTGGAGCCTCGTCTACAAGCCCTACTGCGGCGTCTTGGGGGGCTACGTGGCCCTGGGCGCCTTGACCGGCTCCCTCCTGCTCCTCTCCCGGTGGTACAAATCCCTCGAGGTGGTGGGAATAGGCCTCCTCCTGCTCTACCTAGTTGCCATGTGGGCCACATTTGCAAACCCGGCCGCCCTCTACGACTGCTAACGCGACAAGCTTATAAAGCCGCCCTCCAGCTCCACCATGGCTAAAGCAAAGAGTGAGCGAAAGAGAAAGCGGGGCAAAATCTTCATAATAGCACTAGCCGCGCTAATCTTCGCAGAGATAGGGTACATATGCGGAACCACTGGCATATGCTTTCACTGGGGCAACCCTCCGCCGCCCGACTTTAATGCTGTATTGCAAGCGTCTCAGGCCTACGTGTTTTTCAACGGCAATGTCACTGTTGAAAAGCCGCCTGTGTACCAAAC contains:
- a CDS encoding HD domain-containing protein, which produces MSLLSVVDTLCNTPRVGWLQRGVSNAETVCAHSLLATLLAAEVAARLRAEGVDIDVEKVIAAAAVHDLAEAYLGHPSREVRNRLRWEEVEEEVFKREFPHLLELFRWYRYEENLVGRVVAFADKLATLIRACRYRQMGYDTDDLVKSLYKRLQEYDDLAHLLDVYVSAYCGGVPA
- a CDS encoding ZPR1 zinc finger domain-containing protein, coding for MIYETETRCPVCGAKAFRYVEFLYDVPFFGNVLIQSGVCTACGYRYFDIVYADAGRPTRVTFTARDGLDVAKSLLIRSRTGRIYSPDLGFELEPGTQGEAMITTVEGFLYKVVDYAERLKVLEPEKADVVDAFIQRVYEKIENGGFTLVVEDPQGKSFISPYRPDTVQVEYLDEGQAGTPPQ